Genomic window (Microcaecilia unicolor chromosome 8, aMicUni1.1, whole genome shotgun sequence):
GGGAGTCTCACTCATTTCTTCCATCACTGACCTCACATGCCACAATGGAGTCTCACTCATTCCTCCCATCACTGACCTCACATGCTTGAGTCTCACTTATTCCTCCCATCACTGACCTCACAAGCTACGATGGAGTCTCATTTATTCTTTCCATCAATGACCTCGCACACCATGATGCTGTCTCACTAATTTCTCCCATTGCTGACCTCACATGCTGCGAGGTAGTCTTACTCATTTCAAAAAGCAACCCACAGGGCTCCTGAGGGATGAAGAGCCATGTGCAGAGATTCATTGTGGAGCATCATTTAGTATCAGTAGGGGCCTAAAGGCAGTGCCATGCGTGAAAAACAGCCCCTCACCGGTAGGGCTGGCCCTGCTCATTCCTCACCTCACTGACCTCATATTCTGCAATGGAATGTCACTCATTCCAGACCTGTAGTGGAATCTCACTAATTTTTCTCACCCCTGTCCTCATACACTGCGGAGGAGTCTCACTCGTACTTCAGATGCTGCAGTGAAATGTCAGCACTCCTTCTCATGCTGTTCTCCTGTTTCCTATATAGTTATTAATTTCTCTTGAAATATATGCCTTAGTGAGCCCTTAGTCCCTCTTGGCTTTCAAatcccttctctccttccccaaGATTCTCCCCCTTATGGTTCCGCTGATGCAGCTGCAAATTTCTGAGTTGTCGAAAACTCTTCCCACACTCGGTGCAAGGGAAGGGTGcccctcctgctgctgccaccaccatgtGGATCTGCTTGTGGGCAGCCAACTTGGAAGGGTAGCAGAAACTCTTCTCACACTGGCTGCATGTATAGGGCCTCTCGCCCGTGTGTGTCTGGCGGTGGACGGCCAGCTTCGAGGGATAGCAGAAGCTTTTGGGACACTCGCTGCATTTGTAGGGCCGCTGTTTGGTATGGATCCAGTGGTGGGCGGCTAACTTGGAACGGTGACTGAAGCCCTTCTGGCACTGGCTGCATGTGTATGGCCTCTCACCCGTGTGGGTCTGGCGGTGCGCAGCCAGCTTGGAAGGGTAACTGAAGCTCTTGGGACACTCACTGCATTTGTACGGCCGCTCTGATGAATGTGTCCAGCGATGGGTGGCCAACTTGGAGGGGTAAAGGAATCTCTTTTCACAGTCTGTGCACTTGTAGAGCCGTTCTTTGGTAGGTTCTGTTCTTCGGCGCCTTGTTGGGGCCCTCCAGCTCCTGTGACAGCCAGAGACAGATAGAATCCGGTACTGCCCATCCTCACTCTCCTTTGCCTGATATGACTCGCCATTTTCCTTGTGTGATAGGTCTTCtgaaatattaaaattaaatatttagtGACAATGAACAACTCACTGTCATAACAACCCTAACACAGAAATACAGTATTCCTGTGGAAAGGAAATACTTCCTATGTGTACAGCAAACCTACAGATAAGATATTCTCACTGTATtttatttgatgttttttttctacTTAAAAATTTACAATAAGATAATGCCTTCTATGGCCATGCAATTTCCATCCATTTAGGCCAGGGCCtccctaaatttttttttatgtggaaGCCTAGATAATGACAATTTAAATCACAGAGAGGGCCAGCAGGGGAGTGTTCTTGAAAGACAGTCTGCTGAGCCCATCTGAATTTGCTGATGAAAGAAGGATTACATTCTTTTTGATGAGACAAAATGCTGGAGGAAGGgacagaggcccagatgcactaaacgtttttcatcgttaaatgagcccttaaggaagaatttcctatcctttccatgcactaaagcctatttttcgacggcagtagcagctaacgaaactggaatgcaaatgagaaactaccattgaaatgtagacaattcagaatgcactaaccataccgacgatagcaacgattcacttaccaccagaaatttaacgtcagctcagacctgtcgttaaagcctgagctgtcatctccccactgccccctgcacgatgaaaaaccaaattgctggcaagttttaaaagaaaagtggctccctgcttccctgtgcctaaaataaaaaaggaaactaaattaaaaaaggatcgggagggggcaaaagcttttaaaaatgaaacctttgcagttgctgggctccccctcccttcctgtgtctctcttctttagtcggcaatgctccgcttcctgccctcctccacctccgtgccccccccccccccgatttcgtccccgccgctcccccccccccccaccggaccccccctccaccataatggccggtgcagcgcttctcacctatgtttgaaggcgctgcacaggatggatcagctattctgTAGCTCTTATGtttcctccgatgtctcctttttcttcctgtgtccgccctcctctgacgtcagctatctacgtagataactgacgtcagaggagggcggacacaggaagaaaaagcatgctttgcgcatgctttacgagccgattaccgacggggattagtgcatcgttctttccgataccgcaccaaactttttggggctgtgtttttggagcatgcttcgttatttgagattcggtaaaggtttttacgtttctgatttttttacgtttgcttgatgcatctaccccagaGTTTCCAGGAGTATGGCAGATAACCTATCTCCCATCTGCCTCCAGAAGAGACTGGGAGTGGAAGGAAGGTGAAGTGTGTATGTGGCACACTAATTCCCACTTATACaccagggcctgggcccccgcagatttcgccctggacccccctaccgccgttaaccctcccccgcctaccgccaaccctttccccgcctaccgccgcaCGTTGtacggacgtcaacgtgctgcgacgtcaaactccgtccaactggaaggatgcatcatgcagctttaacagcacaaggatgaagaagttaaagaagacctcagctgggctggcgggggttggggtcccccgccagctgaagtaatagtttaaaaaaccggcaggagcggacctcgggagtaggtgacggcggtaggcggggaaagggttggcggtaggcgggggagggttaatggcggtaggggggaggaTTGACgacgacggcggcgggggggggcggcggtggtagggggggggttataatgtgccccttcactctagcccctgccccccctaccgccgaacctcagatacgcccctgttataCACTCTCaccccctttcccctttcttaTCCATTTTCCTTTTCCATCTCCTCTCACCTCCTTCCTTTTCCTCTAACTCTCCCTTCCGCTCCTTTCATTCCCTCGTCTCCCCATCCCCCTCTTTGCCTCTCACATGTACACCCTGATCCTGTAGTCCTGAAGTGGGGAGCACCCATATATACCCTTCCCCCAATCCTGAAGCCCCAGGGAGTGCACAGAGACTGACTTACATtccatttatgcaggatgcaaagaacaaacattaaagaaactccagaccgctcaaaacactgcagctaggtttatatttggaaaaacgtgatttgaaagcgcaaaacccctccgtgaaaaactacactggctcccaatcaaagaatgcattgccttcaaaatctgcaccctggtccacaaaattgtctacggtgaagccccaggatacataacagacttgatcgacttaccaactagaaacacatcagaatcagcacgatcatacctaaatctgcactacccaagctgcaaagaacttaaatacaaatcaacgtattacaaaaccaaaataggaccaaactacaaggatacacacaaactcttctcactcgtaaacaatctcctaaatactACTATGGCtacctccaacaacacagataccccatcagcaaccaatcttgcaaattacttcaaggaaaaaatcctaaagctccgactcatgatacctaccaataaaatggattacacaaatatccttgaatgtctagacccaaaacccggggaatgcccagcagatcgatcatggaccaactttgacacactctcatcaaatgaaatctcacattggcttggaaaatacgccaaatcgcaatgcaaattagacatttgccctaatagtctaataagatccgcacccaaacaattcaaaacagacctcacgaacctcATAAATCACAGACTTCAAAACagactctttcccacggataaaggaaacatcctacttactccgctactgaaagatgctaagaaaagcacaatggacctaaccaactatcgcccagtagcatctattccacttataaccaaactcatggaaggcatagtgatgaaacaacttattgaatacctaaataaacactaaataaatgaatacctaaataaacactcaattctgcacgaatctcaatcaggatttcggttaAACCACAGCACCGAACTGATCTAGTGTCctcaatgaactcattcaaacaagcaattgcaactggcaacaacatactcctcctacaatttgacatgtccagtgcctttgacatggttaatcatgaaatactattacatatactagaatacttcggagtaggaggcacagttctcaaatggttcaaaggattcctgaccacaagatcataccaagtaaaaaTGAacacggacagatcacccccatggacacctgaatgtggagtcccccaaggatcccccctctcaccaaccttattcaacctaatgatgatacctttagccaaacttctagcctatcaaaacctcaacccctacatatatgcagatgatgtcacaatttacatcccgttcaaacatgatctaaatgaaatcaccaacgagatcaaccaaagcctccaaacaatgcacacatgggcagatgcattccaactaaaacttaacgcagaaaaaacacaatgtcttgtactcacctcacaacataacacaaaaaatttctccaccataatcacaccatactgttctcttcctgtctcacaaaacttgaaaattcttggagtcaccattgatcgaaacctcactcttgatgcccacgtgaaaaacacgacgaaaaagatgttctactccatgtggaaactcaaaagaataaaaccgttcttcccgagaaacatcttccgtaccctagtaaagtcaatggtaataagtcatctggactactgcaatgcactgtacgctggctgtaaagaacagactatcaaaaaactccaaactgcccagaatactgccaccatatttggaaaaactaaatatgaaagtgcaaaacccttaagagagaaacttcactggctcccacttaaggaacgcattgcattcaagatctgcacgattgtacacaaaatcattcacgcagacgccccaatctacatgctaaacctcgtggacctacctcccagaaatgccacaagatcatcccgcaaatttctcaacctgcacttccccagctgtaaaggactaaaatacaagctgatgcatgccactaccttctcttacatgagcacgcagttatggaatgcactacctacagacctgaaaacgatcgacgaaacaactatctttcgcaaatctctgaagacatatttcttcaacaaagcctacaacgagaaccgatAGCCTCagtaatccacctcaccaacccactcagttctGAAAccccaccttctataattaccctaatcactcccttcctcccttcttctttcttcccgtacttaatctctgcacaatactaactgtatctgatattctgaaatgacaatgttaacaaaactatgtaagctacattgagcctgcaaataggtgggaaaatgtgggatacaaatgcaataaataaaataaaaataacttacgcatctagcttttcctacataagcacacaattgtggaacacactaccaaaagccttgaaaacgacgtacgaccacctaaacttccggaaatcactaaaaactaacctgttcaaaaaggcataccccaccgatccaatgtAAATGCCAGATCCCTGCAACATaacaaaactaaagcacgtaatggacaaaactcaactcttctGATGTACGTTTCCCCAGTGTGGCCATgccatagcgaatgctacatacctgtagaaggtattctccgaggacagcaggctgattgttctcactgatgggtgacgtccacggcagcccctccaatcggaaacttcactagcaaagtcctttgctagccctcgcgcgcccgcgcgcaccgcgcatgcgcggccgtcttcccgcccgaaaccggctcgagccggccagtccagtatgtagcaagacaatacacttcaagggaagacacaactccaaaggggaggcgggcgggtttgtgagaacaatcagcctgctgtcctcggagaataccttctacaggtatgtagcattcgctttctccgaggacaagcaggctgcttgttctcactgatggggtatccctagcccccaggctcactcaaaacaacaacattggtcaattgggcctcgcaacggcgaggacataactgagattgacctaaaaaatttaccaactaactgagagtgtagcctggaacagaacaaacagggccctcggggggtggagttggatcctaaagcccaaacaggttctgaagaactgactgcccgaaccgactgtcgcgtcgggtatcctgctgcaggcagtaatgagatgtgaatgtgtggacagatgaccacgtcgcagctttgcaaatttcctccatggtggctgacttcaagtgggctaccgacgcagccatggctctaacattatgagccgtgacatgaccctcaagagccagcccagcctgggcgtaagtgaaggaaatgcaatctgctagccaattggatatggtgcgtttccctacagccactcccctcttgttgggatcaaaagaaacaaacagttgggcggactgtctgtggggctgtgtccgctccagatagaaggccaatgctctcttgcagtccaatgtgtgcagctgacgttcagcagggcaggaatgaggacggggaaagaatgttggcaagacaattgactggttcagatggaactccgacacgacctttggcagaaacttagggtgagtgcggaggactactctgttgtgatgaaatttggtgtaaggggcctgggctaccagggcctgaagctcactgactctacgagccgaagtaactgccaccaagaaaatgaccttccaggtcaagtacttcggatggcaggaattcagtggctcgaaaggaggtttcatcagctgggtgagaacgacattgagatcccatgacactgtaggaggcttgacagggggctttgacaaaagcaaacctctcatgaagcgaacaactaaaggctgtcctgagatcggcttaccttccacttggtaatggtatgcactgattgcactaaggtgaacccttacggagttggtcttcagaccagactcagacaagtggagaaggtattcaagcagggtctgtgtaggacaagagcgaggatctagggccttgctgtcacaccagacggcaaacctcctccaatgaaagaagtaacttctcttagtggagtctttcctggaagcaagcaagatgcgggagacaccctctggcagacccaaagaggcaaagtctacgccctcaacatccaggccgtgagagccagggactggaggttgggatgcagaagagccccttcgtcctgcgtgatgagggtcggaaaacactccaatctccacggttcttcggaggataactccagaagaagagggaaccagatctgacgcggccaaaagggagcaatcagaatcatggtgcctcggtcttgcttgagtttcaacaaagtcttccccaccagaggaatgggaggataagcatacagcagaccttccccccaatccaggaggaaggcatccgacgccagtctgccgtgggcctgaagcctggaacagaactgagggaccttgtggttcacttgagatgcgaagagatccaccaggggggtgccccacgcctggaagatctgtcgcaccacacgggaattgagcgaccactcgtgaggttgcataatcctgctcaacctgtcggccagactgttgtttacgcctgccagatatgtggcttggagcaccatgccttgacggcgagcccagagccacatgctgacggcttcctgacacagggggcgagatccggtgcccccctgcttgttgacatagtacatggcaacctgattgtctgtctgaatttggataatttggtgggacagccgatctctgaaagccttcagagcgttccagatcgctcgcaactccagaagattgatctgtagatcgctttcttggagggaccaccttccttgggtgtgaagcccatcgacatgagctccccatcccaggagagacgcatccgtggtcagcactttttgtggctgaggaatttggaagggacgtcccagagtcaaattggagcaaatcgtccaccaatacagggattcgagaaaactcgtggacaggtggatcacgtcctctagacccccggcggcctgataccactgggaggctagggtccattgagcagatctcatgtgaaggcgggccatgggagtcacatgaactgtggaggccatgtggcccagcaatctcaacatctgccgagctgtgatctgctgggacgctcgcacccgcgagacgagggacaacaagttgttggccctcgcctctgggagataggcgcgagccgtccgagaatccagcagggctccgatgaattcgagtttctgcactgggagaagatgggactttgggtaatttatcacaaaccccagtagctccaggaggcgaatagtcatctgcatggactgcagggctcctgcctcggatgtgttcttcaccagccaatcgtcgagatatgggaacacgtgcacccccagcctgcgaagcgccgctgctaccacagctaggcactttgtgaacaccctgggcgcagaggcgagcccaaagggtagcacacagtactggaagtggcgtgtgcccagctgaaatcgcagatactgtctgtgagctggcagtatcgggatgtgtgtgtaggcatccttcaagtccagagagcatagccaatcgttttgctgaatcatggggagaagggtgcccagggaaagcatcctgaacttttctt
Coding sequences:
- the ZNF575 gene encoding zinc finger protein 575 isoform X2, whose protein sequence is MMELGDQQPRYTYEMMNKQQAKHKPESMSSPMEDLSHKENGESYQAKESEDGQYRILSVSGCHRSWRAPTRRRRTEPTKERLYKCTDCEKRFLYPSKLATHRWTHSSERPYKCSECPKSFSYPSKLAAHRQTHTGERPYTCSQCQKGFSHRSKLAAHHWIHTKQRPYKCSECPKSFCYPSKLAVHRQTHTGERPYTCSQCEKSFCYPSKLAAHKQIHMVVAAAGGAPFPCTECGKSFRQLRNLQLHQRNHKGENLGEGEKGFESQEGLRAH
- the ZNF575 gene encoding zinc finger protein 575 isoform X1, which gives rise to MMELGDQQPRYTYEMMNKQQAKHKPESMSSPMGKTVQRNKQQDTRKNISETCLPEKYNKTNFPIEGKSCLTNLLHFFEEVNKHVDKEDLSHKENGESYQAKESEDGQYRILSVSGCHRSWRAPTRRRRTEPTKERLYKCTDCEKRFLYPSKLATHRWTHSSERPYKCSECPKSFSYPSKLAAHRQTHTGERPYTCSQCQKGFSHRSKLAAHHWIHTKQRPYKCSECPKSFCYPSKLAVHRQTHTGERPYTCSQCEKSFCYPSKLAAHKQIHMVVAAAGGAPFPCTECGKSFRQLRNLQLHQRNHKGENLGEGEKGFESQEGLRAH